The following are from one region of the Arthrobacter sp. TMP15 genome:
- a CDS encoding MarR family transcriptional regulator translates to MFVLTIDQRGSRVHGDKVPRLLAALADIDALRGFERSVGDEVQGVIADPDAVVEVVARVLRVHDWYIGIGVGDVGLPLPPSSREGAGNAFVAAREAVDAAKKTGERVPLSVRTVAGSEWADAAEAVLVLFGDLIRRRSQAEWRVLDALKASPNSTQKQVAAHLGISPQAVSKAILRSGHHEELNGRKAARLLLNHVEPVSHG, encoded by the coding sequence ATGTTTGTTTTGACGATCGATCAGCGTGGTAGCCGCGTTCATGGCGATAAAGTTCCGCGGCTTTTGGCCGCGCTTGCCGACATTGACGCTCTTCGCGGCTTCGAGCGCTCTGTTGGTGATGAAGTGCAAGGAGTTATTGCGGACCCTGACGCGGTGGTTGAAGTGGTGGCGAGGGTTTTACGTGTTCATGATTGGTACATCGGGATAGGGGTCGGAGATGTGGGTCTACCCTTGCCTCCCAGCTCGCGCGAAGGAGCGGGCAATGCCTTTGTTGCCGCCCGCGAAGCTGTTGATGCTGCCAAAAAAACGGGCGAACGTGTCCCACTCAGTGTCAGAACTGTAGCCGGCTCGGAATGGGCGGATGCAGCAGAAGCTGTCCTGGTCTTGTTTGGTGATCTGATCCGGCGGCGGTCCCAAGCTGAATGGCGGGTTTTGGATGCGCTTAAGGCCTCTCCCAACTCGACGCAAAAACAGGTTGCAGCTCACTTGGGGATCAGCCCTCAAGCCGTCAGTAAGGCGATTCTCCGATCAGGTCACCACGAAGAGCTCAACGGACGTAAGGCAGCCAGGCTGCTCCTAAACCACGTAGAACCTGTCTCACACGGCTGA